A stretch of the Streptomyces ortus genome encodes the following:
- a CDS encoding carbohydrate ABC transporter permease, whose product MTFTVDERGGRRSAVVEARHQSKGTKNNRPPRDSYALFLLPGALAFLVIVVVPFLMNTGVSFTEWQGVGSPKWTGLANYRELMDDAEFWASFRHSLFMVVSMAVVPTVLGLVLAAALFDFVGKHFGSRIAAVLRACFYLPQVLPIAVAGIVWSWILAPENGSLNELLKAVGLGGLQQDWLGDPDLALYSVMGVMVWVQLGFPLVIFMAGLQRVDPQLYEAAELDGAGWWRRFWHVTLPQIRPEIYVVLLWCTIAALKVFGAVYVLTKGGPGGATDVPSYFSFTTFFEKTQVGYGAAISTVLTVIVLLLAVVGLKLQTRAEDAEQGVVR is encoded by the coding sequence ATGACGTTCACCGTCGACGAGCGGGGCGGGCGGAGGAGCGCGGTCGTCGAAGCGCGTCACCAGTCGAAGGGCACGAAAAACAACCGACCGCCCCGCGACTCCTACGCCCTCTTCCTCCTCCCCGGCGCCCTCGCCTTCCTCGTGATCGTCGTCGTGCCCTTCCTGATGAACACGGGCGTGAGCTTCACCGAGTGGCAGGGCGTCGGCAGCCCGAAGTGGACCGGGCTCGCCAACTACCGGGAGCTGATGGACGACGCCGAGTTCTGGGCGTCGTTCCGGCACAGCCTCTTCATGGTGGTCTCGATGGCGGTCGTACCGACCGTCCTCGGGCTCGTCCTGGCCGCCGCCCTGTTCGACTTCGTGGGCAAGCACTTCGGCAGCAGGATCGCCGCCGTGCTGCGGGCCTGCTTCTATCTGCCGCAGGTGCTCCCCATCGCGGTCGCGGGCATCGTCTGGAGCTGGATCCTCGCCCCCGAGAACGGCTCGCTGAACGAGCTGCTGAAGGCGGTCGGGCTCGGCGGCCTCCAGCAGGACTGGCTCGGCGACCCCGACCTCGCGCTCTACAGCGTCATGGGCGTGATGGTCTGGGTGCAGCTCGGCTTCCCGCTCGTGATCTTCATGGCGGGCCTGCAACGCGTCGACCCGCAGCTGTACGAGGCCGCCGAACTGGACGGCGCCGGCTGGTGGCGGCGGTTCTGGCACGTCACGCTGCCGCAGATCAGACCCGAGATCTACGTCGTGCTGCTCTGGTGCACGATCGCCGCGCTCAAGGTCTTCGGCGCGGTGTACGTGCTCACCAAGGGCGGACCCGGCGGTGCCACCGACGTGCCCTCGTACTTCTCGTTCACCACGTTCTTCGAGAAGACGCAGGTCGGGTACGGCGCCGCGATCTCCACCGTCCTCACCGTGATCGTCCTGCTGCTCGCCGTGGTCGGCCTGAAGCTCCAGACCCGTGCCGAGGACGCCGAACAGGGAGTCGTGCGATGA
- a CDS encoding glycosyltransferase — protein sequence MARRTSTRGAGRGAVRRRRLPMRYLLPSLILLALMAMLMLRGYVHSEILADHRIQPEAATDRVPEKIIDGGPVIDTRGDRTAGISVPKHHLVLTFDDGPDPEWTPKVLDVLKKHDAHAVFFVTGTMASRYPGLVQRMVDEGHEIGLHTFNHPDLSFQSKSRIDRELSQNQLALAGAAGIRTSLFRPPYSSFADAMDNKSWPVTEYIGSRGYLTVVNNTDSEDWKKPGVETIIRNATPKGGKGAIVLMHDSGGDRHQTVEALDRFLPQMQKQGYEFDNLTGALGAPSAHTQVTGLDLWKGKAWTWAVQLSERTTDGLVVCLAVIGTLVITRFGLMLVLSIAHARRVRRKNFRWGRPVTEPVSVLVPAYNEAKCIEATVRSLVASEHPIEVVVVDDGSSDGTARIVENLRLPNVRVVRQLNAGKPAALNRGIANAKYDLIVMMDGDTVFEPATVRELVQPFGDPSVGAVAGNAKVGNRDSLIGAWQHIEYVMGFNLDRRMYDMLRCMPTIPGAVGAFRRSALERVGGMSEDTLAEDTDITMAMHRDGWRVVYAEDARAWTEAPESVQQLWSQRYRWSYGTMQAIWKHRKALIERGPSGRFGRVGLPLISFFMVLAPLLAPLIDVFLLYGIVFGPTEKTIGAWLGVLAIQAICAAYAFRLDKERMTHLVSLPLQQILYRQLMYVVLLQSWITALTGGRLRWQKLRRTGVVGSAPGAAGAPAPMPRQRAQSGTGNDRRPVG from the coding sequence ATGGCACGCCGCACCAGCACGCGCGGCGCGGGCCGGGGCGCCGTCCGGCGCCGACGCCTGCCCATGCGCTATCTGTTGCCCTCGCTCATCCTCCTCGCCCTCATGGCGATGCTGATGCTGCGCGGGTACGTACACAGCGAGATACTCGCGGACCACCGCATCCAGCCCGAGGCCGCCACCGACCGCGTACCCGAGAAGATCATCGACGGCGGTCCGGTCATCGACACCCGCGGTGACCGCACCGCCGGCATCAGCGTGCCGAAGCACCACCTCGTCCTCACCTTCGACGACGGCCCGGACCCCGAGTGGACCCCCAAGGTCCTCGACGTCCTCAAGAAGCACGACGCGCACGCGGTGTTCTTCGTCACCGGCACCATGGCCTCCCGCTACCCGGGCCTCGTCCAGCGCATGGTCGACGAGGGCCACGAGATCGGCCTGCACACCTTCAACCACCCCGACCTGTCCTTCCAGTCCAAGAGCCGCATCGACCGGGAGCTGTCCCAGAACCAACTGGCGCTCGCGGGCGCGGCCGGCATCCGTACGTCGCTGTTCCGGCCGCCGTACTCCTCGTTCGCCGACGCCATGGACAACAAGTCGTGGCCGGTGACGGAGTACATAGGCAGCCGCGGCTACCTCACCGTCGTCAACAACACCGACAGCGAGGACTGGAAGAAGCCCGGCGTCGAGACGATCATCCGCAACGCCACCCCCAAGGGCGGCAAGGGCGCCATCGTCCTGATGCACGACTCGGGCGGCGACCGCCACCAGACCGTCGAGGCACTCGACCGCTTCCTGCCGCAGATGCAGAAGCAGGGGTACGAGTTCGACAACCTCACCGGAGCGCTCGGCGCCCCCAGCGCCCACACCCAGGTCACCGGACTCGACCTGTGGAAGGGCAAGGCCTGGACCTGGGCGGTGCAGCTCTCCGAGAGGACGACCGACGGCCTCGTCGTCTGCCTCGCCGTCATCGGCACGCTGGTCATCACCCGCTTCGGCCTGATGCTCGTCCTCTCGATCGCCCACGCCCGGCGCGTGCGCCGCAAGAACTTCCGCTGGGGACGGCCGGTCACCGAACCCGTCTCGGTGCTGGTCCCCGCCTACAACGAGGCCAAGTGCATCGAGGCCACCGTGCGTTCGCTGGTGGCGAGTGAACACCCCATCGAGGTCGTCGTCGTCGACGACGGTTCGAGCGACGGCACCGCCCGCATCGTGGAGAACCTGCGACTGCCGAACGTCCGCGTCGTACGCCAGCTCAACGCGGGCAAGCCCGCCGCCCTCAACCGGGGCATAGCCAACGCCAAGTACGACCTCATCGTGATGATGGACGGCGACACCGTCTTCGAGCCGGCCACCGTGCGCGAACTGGTGCAGCCCTTCGGCGACCCGAGCGTGGGCGCCGTCGCGGGCAACGCCAAGGTCGGCAACCGCGACTCGCTGATCGGCGCCTGGCAGCACATCGAGTACGTGATGGGCTTCAACCTCGACCGCCGTATGTACGACATGCTGCGCTGCATGCCGACGATCCCCGGAGCCGTCGGCGCCTTCCGCCGCTCGGCCCTCGAACGCGTCGGCGGCATGAGCGAGGACACCCTCGCCGAGGACACCGACATCACGATGGCCATGCACCGCGACGGCTGGCGCGTCGTCTACGCGGAGGACGCCCGCGCGTGGACCGAGGCCCCCGAGTCCGTCCAGCAGCTGTGGTCCCAGCGCTACCGCTGGTCGTACGGCACCATGCAGGCGATCTGGAAGCACCGCAAGGCGCTCATCGAACGGGGCCCCTCGGGCCGCTTCGGCCGCGTCGGCCTGCCCCTGATCTCCTTCTTCATGGTCCTGGCCCCGCTCCTGGCCCCCCTGATCGACGTGTTCCTGCTGTACGGGATCGTGTTCGGCCCCACCGAGAAGACGATCGGCGCCTGGCTGGGCGTCCTCGCCATCCAGGCGATCTGCGCCGCGTACGCCTTCCGGCTCGACAAGGAACGCATGACCCACCTCGTCTCGCTGCCCCTGCAGCAGATCCTGTACCGCCAGCTCATGTACGTGGTCCTCCTCCAGTCCTGGATCACCGCCCTCACCGGCGGCCGGCTGCGCTGGCAGAAACTGCGCCGCACGGGCGTGGTGGGCTCGGCCCCGGGCGCCGCGGGCGCCCCCGCACCCATGCCCCGACAGCGTGCGCAGAGCGGCACCGGAAACGACCGGAGGCCCGTCGGATGA
- the yicI gene encoding alpha-xylosidase codes for MKFTDGYWLLREGVTAAHPVEVLDVSAGSGALEIHAPTQPIRHRGDLLKGPVVTIGAHAPMPDVIGVTFTHFEGEEPRGPQFELNRLAGEEFQAHAEYDDDSATLTAGALSVRVSRTGPWHVDFLADGRTLTSSGPKGMGIMRDTGSGGHYLREQLNLGVGTHVFGLGERFGPLVKNGQVVDMWNADGGTATEQAYKNVPFYLTDAGYGVFVDHPGRVSFEVGSEAVSRVQFSAETQQLTYYVIYGPTPKDIIRKYTALTGRPALPPAWSFGLWLSTSFTTSYDEATVSSFIDGMKERELPLSVFHFDCFWMREFNWCDFEWDPRVFPDPAGMLARLKERGLHISVWINPYIAQRSPLFAEGKALGHLLRRPDGSVWQWDLWQPGMALVDFTSPAAREWYAAKLEALLAQGVDCFKTDFGERVPLDVAYADGGDPERMHNYYAYLYNRTVFDVLRKHRGEGEAVVFARSATAGSQKFPVHWGGDCEATYESMAESLRGGLSLGLSGFGYWSHDIGGFEGTPTPALFKRWLAFGLLSSHSRLHGSSSYRVPWLFDEESVDVLRLFTRLKLRLMPYLYEAARTAHAQGVPMMRAMVLEFPDDPGCAHLERQYMLGSDLLVAPVFSDDGDVSYYVPEGAWTHFLTGRTVTGPRWVRETHGFSSVPLLVRPGAVIPVGAVEDRPDYPYADGVTLHAYGLARGAQVTVVVDGVTFTVVREGDTLRASSSDPKAPWALTAGDRTARAAAGTGFLSLELESEPEPEPESEPTGGPGRERG; via the coding sequence GTGAAGTTCACCGACGGCTACTGGCTGCTGCGCGAGGGCGTGACGGCGGCCCACCCGGTCGAGGTCCTCGATGTGAGCGCCGGATCAGGGGCCCTGGAGATCCACGCGCCGACCCAGCCCATCCGCCACCGCGGCGATCTGCTGAAGGGACCGGTCGTGACCATCGGCGCGCACGCCCCGATGCCCGACGTCATCGGCGTCACGTTCACCCACTTCGAGGGCGAGGAGCCGAGAGGACCGCAGTTCGAGCTCAACCGGCTCGCGGGGGAGGAGTTCCAGGCCCACGCCGAGTACGACGACGACTCCGCCACCCTCACCGCGGGCGCCCTGTCCGTCCGGGTCAGCCGCACCGGCCCCTGGCACGTGGACTTCCTCGCCGACGGCCGCACCCTCACCAGCAGCGGCCCCAAGGGCATGGGCATCATGCGCGACACCGGCAGCGGCGGCCACTACCTGCGGGAGCAGCTGAACCTGGGGGTGGGCACGCACGTCTTCGGGCTCGGCGAGCGGTTCGGGCCGCTGGTGAAGAACGGCCAGGTCGTCGACATGTGGAACGCCGACGGGGGCACGGCCACCGAACAGGCGTACAAGAACGTGCCGTTCTATCTGACGGACGCGGGCTACGGCGTCTTCGTCGACCACCCGGGGCGGGTGTCGTTCGAGGTCGGCTCGGAGGCGGTGTCACGGGTCCAGTTCAGCGCCGAGACCCAGCAGCTGACGTACTACGTGATCTACGGGCCGACGCCCAAGGACATCATCCGCAAGTACACGGCCCTGACCGGCCGGCCCGCGCTGCCGCCCGCCTGGTCGTTCGGGCTGTGGCTGTCGACGTCCTTCACCACCTCGTACGACGAGGCGACCGTCAGCTCCTTCATCGACGGCATGAAGGAGCGTGAACTGCCGCTCTCCGTCTTCCACTTCGACTGCTTCTGGATGCGCGAGTTCAACTGGTGCGACTTCGAGTGGGATCCGCGGGTCTTCCCGGACCCGGCGGGGATGCTGGCCCGCCTCAAGGAGCGTGGGCTGCACATCAGCGTGTGGATCAACCCGTACATCGCACAGCGCTCGCCGCTCTTCGCGGAGGGCAAGGCGCTCGGGCATCTGCTGCGGCGGCCCGACGGCAGTGTCTGGCAGTGGGACCTGTGGCAGCCGGGCATGGCGCTCGTCGACTTCACCAGCCCGGCCGCCCGCGAGTGGTACGCGGCCAAGCTGGAGGCGCTGCTCGCGCAGGGCGTCGACTGCTTCAAGACCGACTTCGGGGAGCGGGTCCCGCTCGACGTGGCGTACGCGGACGGCGGCGACCCCGAGCGGATGCACAACTACTACGCCTACCTCTACAACCGGACCGTCTTCGACGTGCTGCGCAAGCACCGCGGGGAGGGCGAGGCGGTCGTCTTCGCGCGCTCGGCGACCGCGGGCAGCCAGAAGTTCCCGGTGCACTGGGGCGGCGACTGCGAGGCGACCTACGAGTCGATGGCCGAGTCGCTGCGCGGCGGACTCTCCCTCGGGCTCTCCGGGTTCGGCTACTGGAGCCACGACATCGGCGGTTTCGAGGGCACGCCGACCCCGGCCCTCTTCAAGCGGTGGCTGGCCTTCGGACTCCTCTCCTCGCACAGCCGCCTGCACGGCAGCTCCTCGTACCGCGTGCCGTGGCTCTTCGACGAGGAGTCCGTGGACGTCCTGCGCCTGTTCACCCGCCTGAAGCTGCGCCTCATGCCGTACCTGTACGAGGCCGCCCGCACCGCGCACGCGCAGGGGGTGCCGATGATGCGCGCGATGGTCCTCGAATTCCCGGACGATCCCGGGTGCGCGCATCTGGAGCGGCAGTACATGCTCGGCTCCGACCTGCTGGTCGCGCCGGTGTTCTCCGACGACGGGGATGTCTCGTACTACGTGCCCGAGGGCGCCTGGACGCACTTCCTGACCGGGCGGACGGTGACCGGGCCGCGCTGGGTGCGCGAGACGCACGGCTTCTCCAGCGTGCCGCTCCTCGTCCGGCCGGGCGCGGTGATCCCGGTGGGCGCCGTCGAGGACCGCCCCGACTACCCGTACGCCGACGGGGTCACCCTCCACGCGTACGGTCTGGCGCGCGGCGCGCAGGTCACGGTGGTCGTGGACGGGGTGACCTTCACCGTCGTACGGGAGGGCGACACACTGCGGGCCTCGTCCAGCGACCCGAAGGCGCCCTGGGCCCTGACGGCGGGCGACCGGACCGCGCGGGCGGCGGCCGGGACCGGATTCCTCTCCCTGGAACTGGAGTCGGAGCCGGAGCCGGAGCCGGAGTCGGAGCCCACGGGCGGTCCGGGCCGGGAGCGGGGCTGA
- a CDS encoding LysR family transcriptional regulator — translation MSAHLDPRLLRAFLAVAEDLHFTRAAARLYVAQQALSRDIRRLERELGADLFVRTTRQVTLTPDGERLLPHARRALEAQDDLLAAFGRTGPLGKAGTERPLLVDVNSPGLVSGRILALARELAPDCELMARFESGLTGAAAELLAGRLDASFGRFAGLDPAVRARLEQQPVRYERMAVVLPEDHPLAALDAVPLDALAGERVYAGAGNPRTLEWTDLARQLFEGHGIEVASPAPLAVGREEFRRIMAKMRTPVLAVVDFPAMPGSTLRPLVDPVPLSPVSLVWRKGLVHRGVAALRAAAARLAADEGWLERPSEGWIPATDALIMMSRI, via the coding sequence ATGTCCGCCCACCTCGACCCCCGGCTGCTGCGCGCCTTCCTCGCCGTCGCCGAGGACCTGCACTTCACACGCGCGGCGGCCCGGCTGTACGTCGCCCAGCAGGCCCTCAGCCGCGACATCCGGCGCCTGGAACGGGAACTGGGCGCCGACCTCTTCGTACGCACCACCCGGCAGGTGACGCTCACCCCCGACGGTGAGCGGCTGCTGCCCCACGCCCGGCGGGCCCTGGAGGCGCAGGACGACCTGCTCGCGGCCTTCGGGCGGACCGGGCCGTTGGGGAAGGCGGGCACCGAACGACCCCTGCTCGTGGACGTGAACAGCCCCGGCCTCGTCTCCGGCCGGATCCTGGCCCTGGCCCGCGAACTCGCCCCCGACTGCGAACTGATGGCCCGCTTCGAGAGCGGCCTCACCGGCGCGGCGGCCGAGCTGCTGGCCGGCCGGCTCGACGCGTCCTTCGGCCGGTTCGCCGGCCTCGACCCCGCGGTGCGCGCCCGCCTGGAGCAGCAGCCCGTACGGTACGAGCGGATGGCCGTCGTGCTGCCCGAGGACCACCCCCTGGCCGCACTGGACGCCGTACCGCTCGACGCCCTGGCGGGGGAGCGGGTGTACGCGGGGGCCGGGAACCCCCGGACGCTTGAGTGGACCGACCTCGCCCGTCAGCTTTTCGAGGGACACGGGATCGAGGTGGCTTCGCCCGCGCCGCTCGCCGTCGGCAGGGAGGAGTTCCGAAGGATCATGGCCAAGATGCGAACACCTGTTCTGGCGGTGGTGGACTTTCCGGCCATGCCCGGTTCAACGCTGCGTCCCCTGGTGGACCCCGTTCCGTTGTCACCGGTGTCTTTGGTGTGGCGAAAGGGGTTGGTGCATCGTGGAGTTGCGGCACTGAGAGCCGCGGCGGCGCGCCTCGCGGCGGACGAAGGATGGCTGGAGCGACCTTCCGAGGGGTGGATTCCGGCCACAGATGCACTCATCATGATGAGTCGGATCTGA
- a CDS encoding carbohydrate ABC transporter permease: MTALRRYPVLLALVIGALFMVLPFLIVTVNAVKSPAEYSANGPLSLPEGVYLDGLKDFWERVDFGQKLVNSMLISGSVALGAVILSVLNAYAIGIGRIKGRTWVLAFFVLANMLPQEALVYPVYYLSKEAGLYDTRLSVIIVFTVIQAAFGTYLLASVLGQFPREIIEAARIDGANKWQVLWRIVVPVSRPTIGVLLVFFFIWTWNEFLLPLVMLISNDNQTVSVALGVLQGQRLMDATMTNAAALLGVLPAIVFFLVFQRTLTRGIAVGAVK; the protein is encoded by the coding sequence ATGACCGCCCTGCGCCGCTACCCCGTCCTCCTCGCCCTGGTCATCGGGGCCCTGTTCATGGTCCTGCCGTTCCTGATCGTCACCGTCAACGCGGTCAAGTCGCCCGCCGAGTACTCGGCGAACGGCCCGCTGAGCCTGCCCGAGGGCGTCTACCTCGACGGGCTCAAGGACTTCTGGGAGCGCGTCGACTTCGGGCAGAAGCTCGTGAACTCCATGCTGATCAGCGGGTCCGTCGCCCTCGGCGCGGTGATCCTCTCCGTCCTCAACGCGTACGCGATCGGCATCGGGCGGATCAAGGGCCGCACCTGGGTCCTCGCCTTCTTCGTGCTGGCGAACATGCTGCCGCAGGAGGCGCTGGTCTACCCGGTCTACTACCTGAGCAAGGAAGCCGGCCTGTACGACACCAGGCTGAGCGTGATCATCGTCTTCACCGTGATCCAGGCCGCGTTCGGAACGTATCTGCTCGCCTCGGTCCTCGGACAGTTCCCGCGCGAGATCATCGAGGCCGCCCGCATCGACGGCGCGAACAAGTGGCAGGTGCTCTGGCGGATCGTGGTGCCCGTCAGCCGGCCCACCATCGGCGTGCTCCTGGTCTTCTTCTTCATCTGGACCTGGAACGAGTTCCTGCTCCCCCTCGTGATGCTGATCTCCAACGACAACCAGACCGTGTCGGTGGCGCTCGGCGTCCTCCAGGGCCAGCGCCTGATGGACGCCACGATGACGAACGCCGCCGCGCTCCTGGGCGTCCTGCCCGCCATCGTCTTCTTCCTCGTCTTCCAGCGGACGCTCACCCGCGGTATCGCCGTGGGCGCCGTCAAATGA
- a CDS encoding ABC transporter substrate-binding protein — translation MLTARRRRRVMAAAAAVVSTTLLLASCGDSDSGSGGDGKTLKLWHYESPDSAMAVAWNAAIKEFEKTHPGVKVKFEEKGFEQIQKTAPMVLNSNDAPDLMEYNKGNATAGHLSQQGLLTDLSAEVTKHGWDKKLSAGVRTTSQYDAKGVMGSGKWFGVPNYAEYTMVFYNKDLFKKYDIAEPKTFDELTAAMDTFVAKGITPLANGGAEYVAHQYLYQLALSKADRAWVDSYQLYKGKPDFHDAAWTYAAETFADWVKKGYIGKRTTSAKAEDAGVSFMRGKSPILFSGSWWFGRFAAENKFDWGTFLWPDSNLTLGSGGNLWVVPKGAKNKELAYDFIDITMSKKIQNLLGNKGGVPVAADPAAITDPRSKGLIANFNTLSERDGLAFYPDWPAPGFYDVLVSETQKLMTGSAKPDAYLDAVKAAYDKGVQDR, via the coding sequence ATGTTGACGGCACGAAGGCGCAGGCGCGTGATGGCGGCGGCAGCCGCGGTGGTGAGCACCACCCTGCTGCTGGCCTCCTGCGGCGACTCGGACAGCGGGTCCGGCGGCGACGGCAAGACGCTCAAGCTGTGGCACTACGAGAGCCCGGACAGCGCCATGGCGGTGGCCTGGAACGCGGCCATCAAGGAGTTCGAGAAGACCCATCCCGGGGTCAAGGTGAAGTTCGAGGAGAAGGGCTTCGAGCAGATCCAGAAGACCGCCCCGATGGTCCTCAACTCCAATGACGCCCCCGACCTCATGGAGTACAACAAGGGCAACGCGACAGCCGGCCACCTCTCCCAGCAGGGCCTGCTCACCGACCTGTCCGCGGAGGTGACCAAGCACGGCTGGGACAAGAAGCTCAGCGCGGGCGTGCGCACCACCAGCCAGTACGACGCCAAGGGTGTGATGGGCTCCGGCAAGTGGTTCGGGGTCCCCAACTACGCCGAGTACACGATGGTCTTCTACAACAAGGACCTCTTCAAGAAGTACGACATCGCCGAGCCGAAGACGTTCGACGAACTGACCGCCGCCATGGACACGTTCGTCGCCAAGGGCATCACCCCGCTCGCCAACGGCGGTGCCGAGTACGTGGCCCACCAGTACCTCTACCAGCTCGCGCTGTCGAAGGCCGACCGCGCCTGGGTGGACTCGTACCAGCTCTACAAGGGCAAGCCCGACTTCCACGACGCCGCCTGGACGTATGCCGCCGAGACCTTCGCGGACTGGGTGAAGAAGGGCTACATCGGCAAGAGGACCACCAGCGCGAAGGCCGAGGACGCCGGGGTCTCGTTCATGCGGGGCAAGAGCCCGATCCTGTTCTCCGGCAGTTGGTGGTTCGGCCGGTTCGCCGCGGAGAACAAGTTCGACTGGGGCACGTTCCTGTGGCCCGACTCGAACCTGACCCTCGGCTCGGGCGGCAACCTGTGGGTGGTCCCCAAGGGCGCCAAGAACAAGGAACTGGCGTACGACTTCATCGACATCACCATGTCGAAGAAGATCCAGAACCTGCTCGGCAACAAGGGCGGCGTCCCGGTGGCCGCCGACCCCGCCGCCATCACCGACCCGCGCTCCAAGGGCCTCATCGCCAACTTCAACACCCTCTCCGAGCGCGACGGCCTGGCTTTCTACCCCGACTGGCCGGCCCCCGGCTTCTACGACGTCCTCGTCTCCGAGACCCAGAAGCTGATGACGGGGAGCGCGAAGCCGGACGCCTACCTGGACGCGGTGAAGGCGGCGTACGACAAGGGCGTACAGGACCGATGA
- a CDS encoding MFS transporter, producing MPPQSSRRREKLPLSPEPSPVPPPSASTSPSPSPSPSPSRNPYRRLFAIPGARAFTIGNLIARLPMGMFSVSAVIMIAGTRGSYALAGAVTATGLAATAVVAPWTARLVDRHGQARIAVPATAVAALGSLALLLCVRLGAPDWTLFAAYAATATTPNTGGMSRARWAHLLEGDPVRLHTANSFEQAVDELCFMFGPVLAALLCGALFPEAGTLVAVVLLLTGVLVFSAQRSTEPPARGRTEAGSASPLRAPGIPPLLVGFLATGAVFGSMEVVTIAFADAQGHRTAAGVVLALQAAGSCAAGLLYGVLRLGGSVERRFLFSVGAMVPLMCLPLVAATLGSGGGLVTLGAALLLAGMATAPTMVTGMTLLQHRTPAERLNEGMTWAVTGLLGGIACGSALGGFVVERASGVAGYGVPVGAAGVALLIALTTGRRDAPRP from the coding sequence ATGCCGCCTCAGTCGTCCCGCCGCCGCGAGAAACTGCCGCTGTCGCCTGAGCCGTCGCCGGTGCCACCGCCTTCGGCCTCGACCTCGCCCTCGCCCTCGCCCTCGCCCTCGCCCTCGAGGAATCCCTACCGTCGGCTTTTCGCCATTCCTGGTGCGCGGGCGTTCACGATCGGGAATCTGATCGCGCGGCTCCCCATGGGGATGTTCAGCGTGAGTGCCGTGATCATGATCGCGGGGACGCGGGGGTCGTACGCGCTCGCCGGTGCCGTCACCGCGACCGGACTGGCGGCGACGGCGGTCGTCGCGCCCTGGACGGCGCGGCTCGTCGACCGGCACGGGCAGGCCCGGATCGCCGTACCCGCGACCGCGGTCGCCGCGCTCGGCTCGCTCGCGCTGCTGCTCTGCGTCCGCCTCGGGGCGCCGGACTGGACGCTGTTCGCGGCGTACGCGGCCACGGCGACCACGCCCAACACGGGAGGGATGTCGCGGGCACGCTGGGCCCACCTCCTCGAAGGGGACCCGGTCCGGCTGCATACCGCGAACTCCTTCGAGCAGGCCGTGGACGAGCTGTGTTTCATGTTCGGGCCCGTGCTGGCAGCGCTGCTGTGCGGGGCGCTGTTCCCGGAGGCGGGCACGCTCGTCGCGGTCGTGCTGCTGCTGACCGGCGTGCTGGTGTTCAGCGCCCAGCGCTCGACGGAGCCGCCGGCGCGGGGGCGTACGGAAGCCGGTTCCGCGTCGCCGCTGCGGGCACCCGGGATACCGCCGCTGCTGGTCGGATTCCTTGCCACCGGCGCGGTGTTCGGGTCGATGGAAGTGGTGACGATCGCGTTCGCGGACGCACAGGGGCACCGGACGGCGGCCGGGGTGGTACTCGCCCTGCAGGCGGCGGGGTCGTGTGCGGCGGGGCTGCTGTACGGGGTGCTGCGGCTGGGCGGGTCGGTGGAGCGGCGGTTCCTGTTCAGTGTGGGCGCGATGGTGCCGCTGATGTGCCTGCCGTTGGTGGCGGCGACGCTCGGGAGTGGCGGCGGTCTGGTGACGCTCGGCGCCGCGCTGCTGCTCGCGGGGATGGCGACCGCGCCGACGATGGTGACGGGGATGACGCTGTTGCAGCACCGGACGCCTGCGGAGCGGTTGAACGAGGGGATGACGTGGGCGGTGACGGGGTTGTTGGGCGGGATCGCGTGCGGGTCCGCCTTGGGCGGGTTCGTGGTGGAGCGTGCGTCTGGCGTGGCCGGCTATGGGGTGCCGGTCGGGGCGGCGGGGGTGGCGCTGCTGATCGCGCTGACGACGGGGCGACGCGATGCTCCCCGCCCGTGA